Proteins co-encoded in one Daphnia carinata strain CSIRO-1 chromosome 3, CSIRO_AGI_Dcar_HiC_V3, whole genome shotgun sequence genomic window:
- the LOC130698619 gene encoding microcephalin-like: METNISLSRLKEPEFFPECWKTIMTGVVAFVDVRTGSDNRSKSVATEMEKMGAEVVGNFSKRVTHVVFKDGSKPIYDKAKALGIPIVSYLWVVACKEKGEMVSTEEHAAINSQDYDSEFFKWRKVKSMQPKELDEELQMAEKRLDRRRKKVRQSLLLTGESSEEPPLLFTPIAERKSIIDTLIESSPACQERIQQQLASGKTCNDVFTVNEKEEEDFDTFFDTPLMIKFISKNYYSPMDPTPSSIRKILANVRQNSAKTATTPSMSNHQRKGDVSSGKTSAEKAVRVTIPGSPLGQINKTTENNNKRKTCSSMSSAAKKRKENTENIIEKLPRRKLLFQPTRLHLPQDPLVAFTPDESPKKEKKNHPCFSQVGTNAKSHLIPYSTSVKLSPKSGTSPRRDSLADFRLSTPKKRNDQRLSSATLVCTSLHAESIKIVEKAIEQMKRFKLIDVVNDTTTHVICGDSRRTLNVMRGVVRGAKIVTFNWITDSMASGKFLNENDYQIERFSSAASLYRGKNKCLFGDYEAIYVSKKSPIPPSDLCDMIQCAGGNLTSVSKKASLIVGQLKPEANVPCVASIWILDCIEKGVTLPLTDYFMKKF, translated from the exons ATGGAGACTAACATTTCATTATCTCGACTGAAAGAGCCGGAATTTTTTCCAGAATGTTGGAAAACAATAATGACAG GAGTTGTGGCCTTTGTTGATGTTCGGACTGGTTCTGACAATCGGTCAAAAAGTGTTGCtacagaaatggaaaaaatgggTGCTGAAGTTGTGGGGAATTTCTCAAAAAGAGTCACACATGTTGTATTTAAGGATGGCTCAAAACctatttatgacaaagcaaaGGCATTAGGCATCCCAATTGTGTCCTATTTATGGGTTGTTGCTTgcaaagaaaagggagaaatGGTTTCTACCGAAGAACATGCAGCCATTAATTCACAAGATTATGATTCCGAGTTCTTCAAGTGGAGG AAAGTCAAATCAATGCAGCCAAAGGAACTTGATGAAGAACTACAAATGGCAGAGAAGCGGCTTGACAGAAGGAGGAAAAAGGTTAGGCAAAGTTTGTTGCTTACTGGTGAAAGTAGTGAGGAGCCTCCACTACTATTCACACCTATTgctgaaagaaaatcaataattgATACGTTAATTGAAAGTTCACCTGCTTGCCAAGAAAG GATTCAGCAACAGCTAGCTTCTGGAAAAACCTGTAATGATGTATTTACTGTaaatgagaaagaagaagaagattttgacACCTTTTTTGACACCCCTCTAATGATAAAATTTATTAGCAA gAACTACTATTCTCCTATGGACCCCACTCCTTCGTCCATCAGAAAAATATTAGCTAATGTCCGACAGAATTCGGCAAAAACTGCAACGACACCTAGCATGAGCAATCATCAAAGGAAAGGAGACGTTAGTTCAGGAAAAACGTCCGCTGAGAAAGCGGTTCGCGTAACAATACCTGGCTCGCCATTGGgccaaataaacaaaactactgaaaacaacaacaagcgaaAGACGTGCTCGAGCATGTCTTCAGCAGcaaaaaagcgaaaagaaaacaccgAGAATATAATAGAGAAACTTCCTCGTCGGAAGTTGCTTTTCCAGCCCACGAGGCTGCATCTGCCGCAGGATCCCCTCGTTGCTTTTACTCCCGACGAAAGtccaaagaaagagaagaaaaatcatcCTTGTTTTTCCCAAGTCGGAACAAATGCTAAATCCCACTTGATTCCGTACTCTACAAGCGTTAAATTGAGTCCTAAAAGTGGCACATCACCTCGGCGTGACAGTTTGGCCGATTTCAGGCTGTCAACTccgaaaaaacgaaacgatcAAAGATTATCTAGTGCCACGCTAGTATGCACCAGCCTGCATGCAGA GTCCATAAAGATAGTAGAAAAAGCAAtcgaacaaatgaaaagattCAAGTTAATAGACGTAGTCAATGATACAACCACTCATGTAATATGCGGAGATTCACGGAGAACTTTAAATGTTATGCGTGGTGTTGTACGGGGTGCCAAAATCGTGACGTTTAACTGG ATAACTGATTCGATGGCCagcggaaaatttttaaatgaaaatgactACCAGATTGAGAGATTCTCCAGTGCCGCTTCGCTGTACCGTGGAAAAAACAAGTGTCTCTTTGGGGACTATGAAGCCATTTACGTCAGTAAGAAGTCGCCAATTCCCCCTTCAGACCTGTGCGATATGATCCAATGCGCTGGAGGAAACTTGACAAGTGTTTCAAAAAAAGCCTCCCTCATCGTTGGTCAGTTAAAACCAGAGGCTAACGTTCCTTGTGTTGCTAGCATTTGGATTTTAGATTGTATTGAAAAAGGAGTGACCCTTCCGTTGACTGATTACTTCATGAAAAAGTTCTAG